The proteins below come from a single Macrobrachium rosenbergii isolate ZJJX-2024 unplaced genomic scaffold, ASM4041242v1 13875, whole genome shotgun sequence genomic window:
- the LOC136837884 gene encoding high mobility group nucleosome-binding domain-containing protein 5-like has product MEVEQGYESDKRKVNEGKESDKRKVNQGDESGKRKVNQGDESNKRKVNKCDESDKRKVNQGDESDKRKVNQGDDSGKRIVNEGDESIKRKVNEGNKSDKRKVNQVHDSGKRKQEKVSEGDGGDRRKVTQGDESENRNVNQGDETEKRKVNQGDASDHRKVNQGDESDRRKVNQGESDKRKVNQSDESDKRKVNQGESDKKK; this is encoded by the exons ATGGAAGTAGAGCaa GGTTATGAAAGtgacaagagaaaagtaaatgagggtAAAGAAAGTGACAAGAGAAAGGTAAATCAGGGTGATGAAAGtggaaagagaaaagtaaatcagGGTGATGAAAGtaacaagagaaaagtaaataagtgTGATGAAAGTGACAAGAGAAAAGTAAACCAGGGTGATGAAAGtgacaagagaaaagtaaatcaGGGTGATGACAGTGGCAAGAGAATTGTAAATGAGGGTGATGAAAGTAtcaagagaaaagtaaatgagggtAACAAAAGCGACAAGAGAAAAGTGAATCAGGTTCATGACAGTGGTAAGAGAAAA CAAGAGAAAGTAAGTGAAGGTGATGGAGGTGACAGGAGAAAAGTAACTCAAGGTGACgaaagtgaaaacagaaatgtaaatcagggtgatgaaactgaaaagagaaaagtaaatcagGGTGATGCAAGTGACCATAGAAAAGTAAATCAGGGTGATGAAAGTGACAGGAGAAAAGTAAATCAGGGTGAAAGtgacaagagaaaagtaaatcagagtgatgaaagtgacaagagaaaagtaaatcaGGGTGAAAGTgacaagaaaaagtaa